A genomic stretch from Juglans microcarpa x Juglans regia isolate MS1-56 chromosome 3S, Jm3101_v1.0, whole genome shotgun sequence includes:
- the LOC121256945 gene encoding cytochrome P450 71B9-like — protein MSVFAVPIWLPLLLLLPCILLLMKNKIHGRRQNKNLPPSPPYLPIIGNLHQIGNLPHQSLSRLAQRYGPVMLLKFGAKPIVVISSAKAAKEVLKVHDLDCCSRPLSASAGKLTYNYQDIVFAPYGEYWREIRKVCVLELFSAARVQSYRSIREEEVALLVNSISQSSSSATPVNLLEKMLPPTASILCRIALGKSFRGSDLDNEKFQEVLHEAEAMLASFSASEFFPYVGWIVDRFSGRFQRLDKIFHELDNFLQLAIDFHLNPDKTKEEHEDLVDVLLRIEREQAKSGGAPFTRDNIKAILFDIFLGGSNTAAVTTVWAMAELARNPRVMKKAQDEVRNLVGNKGKVAESDTPHLPYLKMVMKETLRLHPPAAMLLPRETMAPFKISGYDICPKSLLQVNNWAIARDPEYWKNPEEFNPERFDDSSIDYKGQNFELLPFGSGRRGCPGMHMGTTTVELALANLLYCFNWKLPSGMKEEDINMEESTGPGLTQKRTPLKLVPVKLF, from the exons ATGTCTGTTTTCGCTGTACCCATATGGCTTCcacttctccttcttctccccTGCATTCTGCTactcatgaaaaacaaaattcatggTCGGAGGCAAAACAAAAACCTTCCGCCAAGCCCTCCATACCTTCCCATTATAGGCAACTTGCACCAGATTGGTAATTTACCTCATCAATCTCTGTCGCGACTCGCCCAGAGATATGGCCCCGTGATGCTCCTCAAATTCGGTGCTAAACCGATTGTTGTTATCTCTTCTGCTAAGGCTGCAAAAGAGGTCTTGAAAGTTCATGATCTCGACTGTTGCAGTCGACCTCTCTCAGCCAGCGCTGGAAAACTGACGTACAATTATCAGGATATAGTCTTTGCACCTTATGGCGAGTATTGGCGAGAGATAAGGAAAGTCTGCGTTCTTGAGCTTTTTAGCGCGGCAAGGGTGCAGTCATATCGTTCCATCAGGGAAGAAGAAGTGGCTTTGCTTGTGAATTCAATATCTCAGTCTTCATCTTCTGCAACCCCTGTGAATCTCTTGGAGAAGATGTTGCCTCCTACTGCAAGTATTCTCTGTAGGATTGCTTTAGGAAAGAGCTTCCGGGGAAgtgatttggataatgagaagTTTCAAGAAGTTCTTCATGAGGCTGAAGCCATGCTTGCAAGCTTCAGTGCATCTGAGTTCTTTCCATACGtgggatggattgtggacaggTTCTCTGGTAGATTTCAAAGACTTGACAAGATTTTCCATGAGTTGGATAACTTTCTACAACTGGCAATTGATTTTCATCTTAATCCCGACAAGACAAAAGAGGAACACGAAGACCTCGTCGATGTGCTGCTCAGAATAGAAAGGGAGCAAGCCAAGTCTGGTGGAGCTCCGTTCACTAGAGATAACATTAAGGCGATCCTCTTC GATATATTTTTAGGTGGAAGCAACACTGCTGCAGTTACCACGGTATGGGCAATGGCAGAGCTTGCAAGGAACCCACGAGTGATGAAGAAAGCGCAAGATGAAGTCAGAAATCTCGTTGGAAACAAAGGAAAAGTCGCAGAAAGCGACACTCCTCATCTTCCTTACCTCAAGATGGTAATGAAAGAAACTCTTAGATTGCACCCTCCGGCCGCAATGCTTCTTCCAAGAGAAACTATGGCACCTTTTAAGATCAGTGGTTACGACATTTGCCCAAAATCATTGCTCCAAGTAAACAACTGGGCAATAGCAAGAGACCCTGAATACTGGAAAAACCCAGAAGAATTCAACCCAGAAAGGTTCGATGATAGCTCTATTGATTATAAAGGGCAAAACTTTGAGTTATTGCCATTTGGATCTGGTCGAAGAGGTTGTCCTGGGATGCATATGGGAACGACCACAGTTGAGCTTGCACTCGCCAATCTTTTGTACTGTTTCAATTGGAAATTACCCAGTGGGATGAAAGAGGAGGACATTAACATGGAAGAATCGACTGGTCCCGGCCTTACCCAGAAAAGAACACCACTGAAACTAGTTCCGGTCAAACTTTTTTAG